In Armatimonadota bacterium, a single genomic region encodes these proteins:
- a CDS encoding peptidylprolyl isomerase codes for MSLAILATAVALAARPALVAEFVYNGIDRPFPVNADAKGKLTIQLLDPADNKVLEEGAAKRGKNDLGKVLPSLFKDKRRKVLFAQLTADGKPKGSPLVLQPMTNPPVATLDPATKNPKWDPDEDDIYAGVRAWSNQNVVLDTTEGEIEMKMRPDVAPNTVFNFVGLVGGGFYRDVIFHRIVQKGRNGGMFVAQGGDPTGTGMGSPGYSIPLEKSSLKHDFGVVGMARSTDPNTGSAQFYFALTRENTAHLDGRYTTFAETVRGQDVLKKIAAVEIGPKDDRPVKPPIIKNARFVEPK; via the coding sequence ATGAGCCTTGCCATTCTTGCTACCGCAGTAGCTCTCGCCGCTCGTCCAGCTCTGGTCGCGGAGTTTGTCTATAACGGAATCGACCGTCCGTTCCCGGTGAACGCGGATGCAAAAGGAAAGTTGACGATTCAGCTTCTTGATCCCGCCGATAACAAGGTGCTTGAAGAAGGGGCAGCTAAGCGAGGAAAAAATGATCTCGGTAAGGTGTTGCCGAGCTTGTTTAAGGATAAGCGACGTAAGGTGCTCTTCGCTCAGCTGACGGCGGACGGCAAGCCGAAGGGAAGTCCGCTGGTGCTGCAACCGATGACAAATCCGCCAGTGGCAACACTCGATCCTGCGACGAAGAACCCGAAGTGGGATCCGGATGAGGACGATATTTACGCGGGAGTTCGCGCTTGGTCGAACCAAAACGTTGTGCTGGACACCACCGAAGGTGAGATCGAGATGAAGATGCGCCCAGACGTGGCGCCAAACACGGTTTTCAACTTCGTCGGATTGGTTGGCGGCGGCTTCTATCGAGATGTGATCTTCCATCGAATCGTCCAGAAGGGTCGTAATGGCGGAATGTTCGTTGCCCAAGGTGGCGACCCGACGGGAACGGGAATGGGTTCTCCTGGTTACAGCATTCCGTTGGAGAAATCTTCCCTGAAGCACGATTTTGGAGTTGTGGGAATGGCTCGCTCGACCGACCCGAACACTGGCAGTGCTCAGTTCTACTTCGCGCTCACGCGTGAGAACACGGCGCACCTAGACGGTCGCTACACGACATTTGCGGAGACGGTCCGAGGGCAAGACGTTTTGAAGAAGATCGCAGCGGTTGAAATCGGGCCGAAAGATGATCGCCCGGTGAAGCCGCCAATCATTAAGAACGCTCGTTTTGTGGAGCCAAAGTAG